The Deltaproteobacteria bacterium genomic interval GGACCGCTCCCGGCCCTCGCCGACGGTCCGCAAGCGCCCGGATTCGTTCCCTTCGAGGCGAGCCAGGGGGTGGATCCCGGCGCCGCGGAGCCCGAAGAGGGCGAGCCGACGCCGCCCCTGGTGCGGGCTCCGGAGTCACAGGTGTGCGAGGAGGGCACCGCGCCCTGCGAAGAGCCGGTGGCGTCTCCCCGCAAGCCCCGGCCGGCCAGCGCCCCGAGCGGCGGCGGCCTGAACCTCTCCGGCCTGAAGGTCGGCAGCTGCGGCGGCTCCGGCGGCGGCGAGGCCGCGCTGCTGGTCGCCGTGATCGCGGTGGCGGCGGCCCCGATCGTCATCTACGCCGTCGATGGGCCGCCGACCCCCGAGGCGAAGGAGGCGTGGAGGGCACCCGGCGCCAGCCTGCGCCTGCACAGCCTCTACACCGGCGGGTCGGACGTCACCCTCGGACTCACCACCACCTCGACCCTGGGTCCGGTGGGCCTCGAGGCGAACGCCGAGCGCGCCGTCCCCGGCCGCTTCTACACCCTCTCGGGCGCGCTCCTGCTCCGGCCTCCCCCGAAGATGCACATCGAGGCCGCCTTCGCCCTCGGCCTGCGCCGGACCGCCTCCGAGCTCGAGACCCGCACGGGCCTGGAGCTCGCCGTCCCCTACCGGGTGCTCTTCGTCCCCCGCCGCAACCGCGGCCACGCCCTCTACCTGCGCCCGGCCGTCTTCTTCGGAGAGGAGGGCATCGACGCCCGCCTCGACCTCGGCCTCGACCTGGCGGTCGGCCCGCTGGAGGCCCAGCTCGGCATGCGCGCCTTCTCATTCGACGAGAGCGTGGAGGTCGGCTTCTTCGCCGGCCTCGGCGGCCGGCTGCGGCGCACCTAGCCTTCCGGACGAAAGACCGGCTCGAGCCCGCGGCCTCCCCGCGGCCGACCCTCAGGGCGCGCGCTCCGTGATACTGGCAGGTCATGCTCGACCTCTATGTGGATGCAGATGCCTGCCCGGTGAAACCCGAGATCTATCGGGTGGCCGACCGCTGCCAGCTGAAGGTCTTCGTCGTCAGCAACACACCCATGCACGTGCCGGCGGCAGGCGGCCGGGTACGCAACGTGTCGGTGGGGTCGGGCTTCGACGCCGCGGATGACTGGATCGCCGAGAACATCGGCGAGGGTGACATCTGCATCACCGCCGACATCCCCCTCGCGGCCCGCTGCCTCGAGCGGGGGGCCGCCGTGCTCGGGCCGCGGGGCAAGCCCTTCACCGAGGACTCCATCGGAGACGCCCTGGCGACCCGGGAGTTGATGCAGACCCTGCGGGAGTCGGGCGCCGTCGGCGGAGGTCCCCCAC includes:
- a CDS encoding YaiI/YqxD family protein is translated as MLDLYVDADACPVKPEIYRVADRCQLKVFVVSNTPMHVPAAGGRVRNVSVGSGFDAADDWIAENIGEGDICITADIPLAARCLERGAAVLGPRGKPFTEDSIGDALATRELMQTLRESGAVGGGPPPLDKKDRSAFLGALDQIIQRIRRESS